One window from the genome of Nisaea sediminum encodes:
- a CDS encoding phytanoyl-CoA dioxygenase family protein, whose translation MATPKETNLPGIPTFDHPQRHELLKDADPEIQRVAEALHRDGYAVVDFPDPGIDGLMEEIHAALTPRFDFHHWREKLWPVSDGLRLQDIWQEVEAVRKIACNERILEILSAVFGREAFPFQTLNFPVGTQQTLHSDAAFFSSVPDGFMCGVWLAFEPTDEGNGALQYAPGSHRAPLLTNDRIGMRAAGADQHKLHEKLAFAWQDLVRGNSYQPVTFKAKKGQALIWSAHLLHGGSRHADIDRTRWSQVTHYYFKDCLYWTPSYSDVFEGRTYVRAPFNILTGETEQSTYLGRPVPASEGPAGKPARTLFERAVRRVARRVAAHSVALAEGFDREAYLAANPDVRESGFSPKQHWIRYGYREGRKLR comes from the coding sequence ATGGCCACGCCGAAAGAGACGAATCTTCCCGGCATTCCGACCTTCGACCATCCCCAGCGCCACGAACTGCTGAAGGATGCGGATCCCGAGATCCAGAGGGTTGCCGAGGCCCTGCACCGCGACGGTTATGCCGTGGTCGATTTCCCCGATCCCGGCATCGACGGGCTGATGGAGGAGATCCACGCCGCACTCACGCCCCGTTTCGATTTCCACCATTGGCGCGAGAAGCTCTGGCCGGTCTCCGACGGGCTTCGCCTCCAGGACATCTGGCAGGAGGTCGAGGCTGTCCGGAAGATCGCCTGCAACGAGCGGATTCTGGAGATCCTGAGCGCGGTCTTCGGACGCGAGGCCTTTCCGTTCCAGACCCTGAACTTCCCGGTCGGCACCCAGCAGACGCTGCATTCGGACGCCGCCTTCTTCTCAAGCGTTCCCGATGGCTTCATGTGCGGCGTCTGGCTCGCCTTCGAGCCGACTGACGAGGGCAACGGCGCGCTGCAATATGCGCCCGGCAGCCACCGCGCGCCGTTGCTGACCAACGACCGGATCGGCATGCGGGCTGCCGGCGCCGATCAGCACAAGCTGCACGAAAAACTCGCCTTCGCCTGGCAGGACCTCGTCCGCGGCAACAGTTACCAGCCGGTCACCTTCAAGGCGAAGAAGGGACAGGCGCTGATCTGGTCCGCCCATCTCCTGCATGGCGGCTCGCGCCACGCCGATATCGACCGCACGCGCTGGAGCCAGGTGACCCACTATTATTTCAAGGACTGCCTGTACTGGACGCCGTCCTACAGCGATGTTTTCGAGGGCCGCACATATGTGCGTGCGCCCTTCAACATCCTGACAGGCGAGACCGAGCAGAGCACGTATCTCGGCCGGCCCGTCCCGGCCAGCGAGGGCCCCGCCGGGAAGCCCGCACGGACCCTCTTCGAGAGAGCGGTGAGACGGGTCGCCCGCCGGGTCGCGGCACATTCAGTCGCGCTCGCCGAGGGTTTCGACAGGGAGGCCTATCTCGCCGCCAATCCGGACGTGCGTGAGTCCGGCTTTTCGCCGAAGCAGCACTGGATCCGCTACGGCTACCGCGAGGGACGGAAGCTGCGCTAG
- a CDS encoding Leu/Phe/Val dehydrogenase — protein sequence MSTVFDSASFDGHETVSYAHCPETGLKAIIAIHSTALGPAAGGCRMRVYDSTDAALTDVLRLSRGMTYKNAMAELPLGGGKAVVIGDPAKDKTDRFLESLGDAVERLGGSYWIAEDMGIGPEDMAKVARRTRYVAGLTRGKAASGDPSPVTAEGVFRGLKIAVKHKLQRPSVKGLTVAIQGIGHVGYGLARLLHGAGASLVIADVNETALKSAVAEFGADVVDTDAIYDVDADVFAPCAGGAILNADTIPRLKVPVVAGAANNQFDVPESGDLLKERGILYAPDYVINGGGIINVAAEISGNYDPEWVRAKLDRLMQTLDAVFTEAARQDLPPGEVADRIARQRIEEARLRKAG from the coding sequence ATGTCCACCGTCTTCGACTCAGCCAGCTTCGACGGCCACGAGACCGTCAGCTACGCCCATTGCCCGGAGACCGGGCTGAAAGCCATCATCGCCATCCATTCCACCGCTCTCGGCCCGGCCGCGGGCGGCTGCCGCATGCGGGTCTACGACAGCACCGACGCCGCGCTAACCGACGTGCTCCGGCTCTCGCGCGGCATGACGTACAAGAACGCCATGGCCGAACTGCCGCTCGGCGGCGGCAAGGCGGTGGTGATCGGCGATCCGGCGAAAGACAAGACCGATCGCTTCCTCGAGAGCCTCGGCGACGCCGTCGAGCGGCTCGGCGGCAGCTACTGGATCGCCGAGGATATGGGCATCGGCCCGGAGGACATGGCAAAGGTCGCCCGCCGCACCCGCTATGTCGCCGGATTGACCAGAGGCAAGGCGGCAAGCGGCGATCCCTCGCCGGTCACTGCCGAGGGCGTCTTCCGCGGCCTGAAAATCGCCGTGAAGCACAAGCTGCAGCGCCCGAGCGTGAAGGGCCTCACCGTCGCCATCCAGGGCATCGGCCATGTCGGCTACGGCCTCGCCCGGCTGCTGCACGGAGCGGGCGCCAGTCTGGTCATCGCGGATGTGAACGAGACGGCACTGAAATCCGCCGTTGCCGAGTTCGGCGCAGACGTCGTCGACACTGACGCGATCTACGATGTCGACGCGGACGTCTTCGCCCCCTGCGCCGGCGGCGCGATCCTCAATGCGGACACCATCCCGCGGCTGAAGGTCCCCGTCGTCGCCGGCGCCGCCAACAACCAGTTCGACGTCCCGGAAAGCGGGGATCTGCTGAAAGAGCGCGGCATCCTCTATGCCCCGGACTACGTCATCAACGGCGGCGGCATCATCAATGTCGCGGCCGAGATCTCCGGCAACTACGACCCCGAATGGGTTCGCGCCAAGCTCGACCGCCTGATGCAGACCCTGGACGCCGTCTTCACCGAGGCCGCCCGCCAGGACCTGCCCCCGGGCGAGGTCGCCGACCGGATCGCGCGGCAACGGATCGAGGAGGCGCGGCTCAGGAAGGCGGGATAA
- a CDS encoding LysR substrate-binding domain-containing protein gives MSRLPPITALRAFEAAARHLSFKHAAGELAVTPTAISHQVRQLEESLGKKLFRRTPRKVELTPEGRDLFPIVRDAFASMAMAVDRIRTPARDRVLTLSATTGFTARWLIPRLAGLKAAEPGFTLRLHASDDPVDLHGGEADLAIRYGSAPFPGLVAEPIFEERFAPICSPALAIRSYSDLQNAPLLRSEWRLEDARTPSWTRWHEMAGLPAPTTDAATVFTDDNHLILATLAGQGVALLSPVLVAEELARGALIRPFGPDLTGETYYLVHTGREDLETDLPVLRGWLKGETACSSSE, from the coding sequence ATGTCGCGTTTACCGCCCATCACCGCATTGAGAGCCTTCGAGGCCGCCGCAAGACATCTGAGCTTCAAGCATGCAGCCGGAGAGTTGGCGGTCACGCCGACCGCGATCAGCCATCAAGTGCGGCAGCTCGAAGAGAGCCTCGGAAAAAAGCTGTTCCGGCGAACCCCGCGGAAGGTCGAGCTGACGCCCGAGGGGCGGGATCTCTTCCCGATCGTGCGGGACGCATTCGCCTCCATGGCGATGGCCGTAGACCGCATCCGCACGCCGGCCCGCGACCGGGTCCTCACACTGTCGGCGACAACCGGCTTCACGGCGCGATGGCTGATCCCGAGATTGGCGGGTCTGAAAGCCGCGGAACCGGGTTTTACCCTTAGACTGCATGCGTCCGACGATCCGGTAGATCTGCATGGTGGTGAGGCGGATCTCGCCATCAGGTACGGAAGCGCACCTTTCCCCGGCCTTGTCGCGGAACCGATCTTCGAGGAGCGCTTTGCGCCAATATGCAGCCCCGCCCTTGCCATCCGGAGTTACAGCGATCTTCAGAATGCGCCCCTGCTCCGCAGCGAGTGGCGCCTGGAAGACGCCCGGACCCCAAGCTGGACGCGCTGGCACGAAATGGCAGGTCTGCCGGCCCCGACAACCGACGCGGCGACGGTCTTCACCGACGACAATCATCTCATCCTGGCGACTCTGGCCGGACAGGGCGTCGCGTTGCTCAGCCCGGTGCTTGTCGCGGAGGAATTGGCACGCGGCGCCCTGATCCGGCCATTCGGCCCGGATCTGACGGGCGAGACCTATTACCTTGTCCATACCGGCCGGGAAGATCTGGAGACCGACTTGCCGGTCTTGCGAGGCTGGCTGAAAGGCGAGACCGCGTGCTCGTCAAGTGAGTAG